A single Cottoperca gobio chromosome 5, fCotGob3.1, whole genome shotgun sequence DNA region contains:
- the LOC115008679 gene encoding actin-associated protein FAM107A — protein sequence MGVTHGKKRDLQHSPETHLNGSVLQTHQIEQQDRHSAPQAPPSHTQSEEESDNLIRPQKPLNPVTASKSHQELHKELRMTHKKRVSQEGKTELQRALEKRRWEQRMKASRDQEEAKKNISPLHQELLKRHQRLEKLEKDKAQEREGPEFLQVKERLRRTAVLDAGGEEV from the exons ATGGGAGTCACGCATGGAAAGAAG AGAGATCTTCAACACTCTCCAGAGACTCACCTGAACGGGTCTG TACTGCAGACACACCAAATTGAACAGCAAGACCGACACTCAGCGCCCCAGGCTCCTCCGTCCCACACacagagtgaggaggagagcgaTAATCTCATCAGACCCCAAAAACCTCTCAATCCAGTAACGGCCTCCAAGAGCCACCAGGAGCTGCACAAAGAACTGCGGATGACTCACAAGAA gAGAGTTTCTCAAGAAGGGAAGACTGAACTCCAGAGGGCTTTAGAAAAGAGGAGATGGGAACAAAGGATGAAGGCGAGCAGGGATCAGGAAGAGGCGAAGAAGAACATATCACCACTTCATCAGGAACTGCTGAAAAGACATCAGAGGCTAGAAAAG CTGGAGAAAGACAAAGCACAAGAGCGAGAGGGGCCAGAGTTCCTCCAAGTCAAAGAGAGACTGAGAAGAACTGCAGTGTTGGacgcaggaggagaagaagtgtGA